One Pecten maximus chromosome 7, xPecMax1.1, whole genome shotgun sequence genomic window carries:
- the LOC117330966 gene encoding DNA-binding protein HEXBP-like isoform X1 has protein sequence MSSLSTCYSCGQPGHFARECSSGDRRGGGGGRGGGRSGGKDMKCFKCNRFGHFARECRDEKEPRWYNSNGFGQEREKGSCFNCGKIGHYSRECEEATKPKKCYNCDREGHLARSCPNNDGQSSSGGGGGGRGRGDGCFNCGGRHYARDCTENQQQSSRGRGGECYKCHEHGHIARDCPSSDDSSMKCYKCAELGHKARDCPENEA, from the exons ATGAGTTCGTTGTCGACATGTTATAGTTGTGGCCAGCCTGGCCACTTCGCAAGAGAATGTAGCAGTGGTGACCGacgtggtggtggtggtggcaGGGGCGGAGGCAGGAGTGGTGGCAAAGACA TGAAGTGTTTCAAGTGCAATCGATTTGGCCATTTTGCTCGAGAATGTCGGGATGAAAAAGAGCCACGCTGGTACAACTCTAATGGATTTGGCCAGGAAAGAGAGAAGG GCAGTTGTTTCAACTGTGGCAAGATTGGTCATTATAGCCGTGAGTGTGAGGAGGCTACCAAGCCAAAGAAATGCTACAACTGTGATAGGGAGGGCCATTTGGCCAGAAGTTGCCCTAATAATGATGGCCAAAGTTcaagtggtggtggtggtggtggtcgTGGTCGTGGTGATGGTTGCTTTAACTGTGGCGGGCGCCACTATGCCAGGGACTGCACAGAAAATCAACAACAATCATCACGTGGTCGTGGCGGAGAATGTTACAA ATGTCATGAGCATGGACACATTGCCAGGGACTGTCCCAGCTCCGATGATTCGAGTATGAAGTGCTATAAGTGCGCTGAATTAGGGCACAAAGCTCGGGACTGCCCGGAAAATGAAGCCTAG
- the LOC117330966 gene encoding DNA-binding protein HEXBP-like isoform X2, with amino-acid sequence MSSLSTCYSCGQPGHFARECSSGDRRGGGGGRGGGRSGGKDSSCFNCGKIGHYSRECEEATKPKKCYNCDREGHLARSCPNNDGQSSSGGGGGGRGRGDGCFNCGGRHYARDCTENQQQSSRGRGGECYKCHEHGHIARDCPSSDDSSMKCYKCAELGHKARDCPENEA; translated from the exons ATGAGTTCGTTGTCGACATGTTATAGTTGTGGCCAGCCTGGCCACTTCGCAAGAGAATGTAGCAGTGGTGACCGacgtggtggtggtggtggcaGGGGCGGAGGCAGGAGTGGTGGCAAAGACA GCAGTTGTTTCAACTGTGGCAAGATTGGTCATTATAGCCGTGAGTGTGAGGAGGCTACCAAGCCAAAGAAATGCTACAACTGTGATAGGGAGGGCCATTTGGCCAGAAGTTGCCCTAATAATGATGGCCAAAGTTcaagtggtggtggtggtggtggtcgTGGTCGTGGTGATGGTTGCTTTAACTGTGGCGGGCGCCACTATGCCAGGGACTGCACAGAAAATCAACAACAATCATCACGTGGTCGTGGCGGAGAATGTTACAA ATGTCATGAGCATGGACACATTGCCAGGGACTGTCCCAGCTCCGATGATTCGAGTATGAAGTGCTATAAGTGCGCTGAATTAGGGCACAAAGCTCGGGACTGCCCGGAAAATGAAGCCTAG